A region of the Microcystis aeruginosa FD4 genome:
TGGTTTCGACGCTTCTGGTCTTAAAAGTTTCCCATTCTTCCCCATCAAAGCAGATATCAACCCCACGCAGCCGCCCTTTCATGCCGCCACCTTTCACTAATACCGGTGTGGCCGACTTCTGGAAAATAATTGCGGCGGCCGCTTTCATCGCCTCAAAATCATTGATCTCAATGCCACTTAAAAGCTGTGCTTCGTAACGATTAGGGGTAATAATCGAAGCCAGAGGAATTAAACTATCAAAAAGACTATCTACAGCCCGATCATCAATTAATTTGGCTCCTACCCGCGAAACCATAACCGGATCTACCACTAAACTGGTTAAACGCCAGCGCTCGATCGCCTCGGCCACTGCTTCGATAATCTCGCTGCTAAACAGCATTCCCGTCTTGACCGCTGACACACCGATATCCCTGACCACGGCATCGATTTGGGCCGTCACCATTTCTGGACTTAAGGACTCGACGCGCTCGACCCCCAGGGTATTTTGGGCGGTAACGCAGGTAAGGGCGCTGGTGCCGTGAACTCGGTGGAAGGCGAAGGTTTTCAAATCAGCTTGAATTCCCGCGCCGCCACCACTATCGGAACCGGCGATGGTGAGAGCAATGGCAGTCATAGGAGGTTAGCGATCAAAAGGACGACGACGTTGCAGAAATTCGGGGATATCTAATCCCGCCGGTTTTGGTGGTTCGGGAGTGGGTGCTGGACTGGGTGCGGGGGTATTAATCACCACCTTGTTAGCAGTGGGACGAGAGGGGGAATCGCCGGAAAAACCGGTGGCAATGACGGTAATTCTGACTTCTCCCTGCATTTTCTCGTCAATTACTGCCCCGAAGATGATATTAGCGTTGGGATCCACCACTTCATAGATAATTTCGGCGGCGGCATTGACTTCGTGTAGGGTTAGATCTTGACCACCAGTGATATTAAAGACCACACCTTTCGCCCCTTCGATCGAGGATTCCAGTAACGGTGAGGAAATAGCAGCGATCGCGCCTTCCTTAGCCCGAGATTTTCCGGAACCGATGCCGATACCCATTAGGGCCGAACCCGCATCGGCCATCACTGCCCGCACATCGGCGAAATCCACATTTACCAGACCGGGGATAGTGATAATATCCGATATCCCCTGTACCCCTTGCCGCAGCACATCATCAGCGACCCGAAAAGCCTCCTGTAGGGGAGTGTCGGCGGGTATTACCTGTAATAACTGGTTATTGGGGATAATAATCAGGGTATCGACCCGACTTTGTAAACCGCCCACCCCTTCATCGGCCTGATTAGTGCGACGACGACCCTCGAAGGTAAAGGGACGAGTCACAACTCCCACGGTCAAACAGCCGATTTCTTTGGCAATTTCGGCCACAATTGGAGCAGCCCCCGTTCCCGTGCCGCCGCCCATCCCGGCGGTAATAAAGACTAGATCGGTTCCTTCCAATGCTTGGGCGATTTCATCCCGAGATTCTTCCGCCGCTTTCTGTCCGATCGCCGGATTGCCCCCCGCCCCTAGGCCGCGGGTTAATTTTGTCCCGATTTGTAACCTCTGGGGGGCGGAGGAATGGGCCAGGGCCTGGGCATCGGTGTTAATTGCCCAAAATTCGATTCCGGTCACGCCACTGGCGATCATGCGGTTAACGGCGTTACAGCCCCCACCGCCGACCCCGATCACCTTGATCTTGGCGACATTGCTTGGCACGATGCGATTACTACGACTTTCTTCTCGGGGTGTCATCTGTGATTCATGGGGGCGAGTAAATAATACTCCAGCATTATTCTGAGAGTAATGATTATCTTCGCTCATAGCTGAACTGGCATAATCGTTACTATTCAGATTGGGATAGGTGGGAACGATTTCATTAATCGATGTCATTGGAATTGGAACACTCTTAGTACAAGATTCTGTTATTGATTTGATGAATTAGAGATGCAATGTTAACACTATCACTAATATTATGTCGGTTCCAGTATCTACATTATCAGTTTCTGGTTCAGAAAATCATAATTTGGGGTTTTTGGCAATACATAAAGGGAATAATTGCGGTTATTTGCTGATCAATTCCAGTTAATCCCTACCAGTTGCCGTTACTTTGGCAACGATCGG
Encoded here:
- the thiD gene encoding bifunctional hydroxymethylpyrimidine kinase/phosphomethylpyrimidine kinase, with protein sequence MTAIALTIAGSDSGGGAGIQADLKTFAFHRVHGTSALTCVTAQNTLGVERVESLSPEMVTAQIDAVVRDIGVSAVKTGMLFSSEIIEAVAEAIERWRLTSLVVDPVMVSRVGAKLIDDRAVDSLFDSLIPLASIITPNRYEAQLLSGIEINDFEAMKAAAAIIFQKSATPVLVKGGGMKGRLRGVDICFDGEEWETFKTRSVETNNTHGTGCTLSAAIAANLALGDDLKIAVKKAKDYVTNALEHSLAIGRGTGPVGHFYSLKALN
- the ftsZ gene encoding cell division protein FtsZ translates to MTSINEIVPTYPNLNSNDYASSAMSEDNHYSQNNAGVLFTRPHESQMTPREESRSNRIVPSNVAKIKVIGVGGGGCNAVNRMIASGVTGIEFWAINTDAQALAHSSAPQRLQIGTKLTRGLGAGGNPAIGQKAAEESRDEIAQALEGTDLVFITAGMGGGTGTGAAPIVAEIAKEIGCLTVGVVTRPFTFEGRRRTNQADEGVGGLQSRVDTLIIIPNNQLLQVIPADTPLQEAFRVADDVLRQGVQGISDIITIPGLVNVDFADVRAVMADAGSALMGIGIGSGKSRAKEGAIAAISSPLLESSIEGAKGVVFNITGGQDLTLHEVNAAAEIIYEVVDPNANIIFGAVIDEKMQGEVRITVIATGFSGDSPSRPTANKVVINTPAPSPAPTPEPPKPAGLDIPEFLQRRRPFDR